In the Manis javanica isolate MJ-LG chromosome 12, MJ_LKY, whole genome shotgun sequence genome, one interval contains:
- the LOC108386877 gene encoding small integral membrane protein 18: MASLNSSLWNETTTSVYQYLGFQVQKIYPFHDNWNTACFVILLLFIFTVISLVVLAFLYEVLDCCCCVKNKTVKDLQSEPNPLRSMMDNIRKHEIEVV; encoded by the coding sequence ATGGCCTCCCTGAACTCTAGCCTCTGGAATGAAACTACCACATCTGTTTATCAGTATCTTGGTTTTCAAGTCCAAAAAATTTACCCTTTCCATGATAACTGGAACACTGCCTGCTTTGtcattctgcttttatttatatttacagtgaTCTCTTTAGTAGTGCTGGCTTTTCTTTATGAAGTGCTTGACTGCTGCTGctgtgtaaaaaataaaactgtgaaaGACCTGCAAAGCGAGCCTAACCCTCTTAGAAGTATGATGGACAACATTAGGAAACATGAAATTGAAGTGGTCTAG